A genome region from Salvia splendens isolate huo1 chromosome 19, SspV2, whole genome shotgun sequence includes the following:
- the LOC121778676 gene encoding protein SODIUM POTASSIUM ROOT DEFECTIVE 1-like gives MRKLRCSRAVMCMFPVAATASCLSCIGNSKKNNFGGDDEFQDIKPLLPLKLKDLIAPTPTPTLAFHLKPKMVVMKVSIHCNGCARKVEKHLSKLEGVSSYKIDLETKMVVVRGDIVPSEVLESVSKVKYAELWES, from the exons ATGAGGAAGCTGAGATGCAGCAGAGCCGTTATGTGCATGTTTCCTGTCGCCGCAACCGCTTCTTGTCTCTCTTGTATTGGGAATTCGAAGAAGAACAATTTTGGTGGTGATGATGAATTCCAAGATATTAAGCCTCTCCTCCCTCTCAAGCTCAAGGATCTCATTGCTCCAACCCCAACTCCAACTCTTGCCTTCCACCTAAAGCCTAAG ATGGTGGTGATGAAAGTTTCAATTCACTGTAATGGGTGTGCAAGGAAAGTGGAGAAGCACTTATCTAAGTTGGAAG GAGTGAGTTCATACAAAATAGACTTGGAAACGAAGATGGTGGTTGTAAGAGGTGATATTGTGCCTTCCGAAGTCTTGGAGAGTGTCTCTAAAGTCAAATATGCTGAGCTTTGGGAGTCATGA